One Brassica napus cultivar Da-Ae chromosome C4, Da-Ae, whole genome shotgun sequence genomic region harbors:
- the LOC106354929 gene encoding triosephosphate isomerase, cytosolic, which produces MARKFFVGGNWKCNGTAEEVKKIVNTLNEAQVPSQDVVEVVVSPPYVFLPLVKSILRPDFHVAAQNCWVKKGGAFTGEVSAEMLVNLDIPWVILGHSERRALLNESNEFVGDKVAYALAQGLKVIACVGETLEQREAGSTMDVVAAQTKAIADRVSNWSNVVIAYEPVWAIGTGKVASPAQAQEVHDELRKWLAKNVSADVAATTRIIYGGSVNGGNCKELGGQADVDGFLVGGASLKPEFIDIIKAAEVKKSA; this is translated from the exons ATGGCTCGAAAGTTCTTCGTCGGAGGCAACTGGAAATGC AACGGAACTGCTGAGGAGGTGAAGAAGATTGTCAACACTCTTAACGAAGCTCAAGTTCCTTCCCAGGATGTCGTTG AGGTTGTGGTTAGCCCTCCCTATGTGTTCCTTCCTCTGGTTAAGAGCATATTGAGGCCTGACTTCCATGTTGCGGCACAGAATTGCTGGGTCAAGAAAGGAGGTGCCTTCACTGGTGAAGTTAG TGCTGAGATGCTTGTGAACTTGGACATCCCATGGGTTATCCTTGGTCACTCTGAAAGGAGGGCACTCCTCAATGAATCAAACGAG TTTGTTGGAGACAAGGTTGCCTATGCTCTTGCTCAAGGTTTGAAAGTGATTGCTTGTGTGGGTGAGACTCTTGAGCAGCGGGAGGCAGGGTCGACCATGGATGTTGTGGCTGCCCAGACCAAAGCTATTGCTG ATCGAGTGTCGAACTGGTCAAATGTTGTCATAGCCTATGAGCCAGTGTGGGCCATTGGAACCGGAAAGGTCGCTAGCCCCGCCCAAGCTCAGGAA GTACATGATGAGCTAAGGAAGTGGCTTGCAAAGAACGTGAGCGCTGATGTCGCTGCTACAACCCGCATCATCTATGGAG GATCTGTCAATGGTGGTAACTGCAAGGAGCTAGGTGGTCAAGCCGATGTTGATGGTTTCTTGGTCGGTGGTGCTTCTCTAAAG CCTGAGTTTATCGACATCATTAAGGCTGCTGAGGTGAAGAAAAGCGCTTGA
- the LOC125586032 gene encoding zinc finger BED domain-containing protein RICESLEEPER 2-like, protein MEAIDLNDDGQNDVMDEDIEDHEVLEDSEANGGTQPRQVQSRRKVSRCWRKFTILGGRLSDGTTKIRCNLCRRFYFLNLRRNGTSTLTRHMKVCPKAVGTPRSSPKNVDMMVFREMIDMAIIEHDLPYKFWSRNTAASDVLKIYENEKQKLRKILNDFPSRVCLTTDLWRAITIEGYLCLTAHYIDEDWNLQAKILAFTAFPPPHSGIVIAVKLIELLKEWGLEKKVFCLTVDNASSNDSMQSIMKRQMHKDLVCGGEFFHVRCSAHILNLIVQDGLAVIGGALQKIRESVKFVRGSESREIMFQNCVETLGIEGDEGMVLDVSTRWNSTFLMLDRAIKFKQALGNLADAEASYVSFPSYSKWRRAEIICELLRPFSEITDLISGSSYPTSNLYFNEVWKIECWLRAHANFSDPIICEMVKCMKLKFDKYWEEYSDILAIAAVFDPRLKFAYLEYCFSVLNQPSCKRRLAHVRSKIYKLFGAYKKNQRTSSAACSQVETQDVPAGYGVSSVLELFLISVITF, encoded by the exons ATGGAAGCTATAGACTTGAACGATGATGGTCAGAATGATGTGATGGATGAAGATATAGAGGATCATGAAGTTTTAGAGGATTCAGAGGCTAACGGAGGCACACAACCGAGACAAGTTCAGTCCCGCCGTAAAGTCTCAAGGTGCTGGAGAAAGTTTACTATACTTGGAGGAAGGCTGTCTGATGGTACAACTAAGATCAGATGCAACCTCTGTAGAAGGTTTTACTTCTTGAATCTTCGCAGGAATGGAACCTCAACTCTGACTCGTCATATGAAGGTATGTCCAAAAGCTGTTGGAACACCTAGAAGTAGTCCTAAGAATGTGGATATGATGGTGTTTCGTGAGATGATAGATATGGCCATTATTGAGCATGATCTTCCTTACAAGTTT TGGAGTAGAAACACAGCAGCTTCTGATGTGTTGAAGATTTATGAGAATGAAAAGCAGAAACTTAGGAAAATCTTAAATGATTTTCCTAGTAGAGTTTGTTTAACAACAGATCTTTGGAGGGCTATCACGATTGAAGGCTATCTCTGCTTGACTGCACACTACATCGATGAAGATTGGAATTTGCAAGCTAAAATATTGGCTTTCACGGCTTTTCCTCCGCCTCATTCGGGAATAGTCATTGCTGTGAAGTTGATTGAGCTGCTGAAGGAGTGGGGACTGGAAAAGAAGGTCTTCTGTCTCACTGTAGACAACGCTTCTTCGAATGATAGCATGCAGAGTATCATGAAGAGACAGATGCACAAAGATCTGGTCTGCGGTGGCGAGTTCTTCCATGTACGATGTTCAGCTCACATCCTTAATCTTATTGTTCAAGACGGCTTGGCAGTGATTGGAGGAGCTTTGCAGAAAATCAGGGAGAGTGTCAAGTTCGTTAGAGGATCAGAAAGTAGAGAAATAATGTTTCAAAATTGTGTAGAGACATTGGGGATTGAGGGTGATGAAGGTATGGTCTTAGATGTAAGTACACGCTGGAATTCTACTTTCCTAATGCTTGATAGAGCTATAAAGTTCAAGCAGGCACTAGGTAACTTGGCGGATGCAGAAGCGAGTTATGTGAGTTTTCCCTCATATTCTAAGTGGAGGAGAGCAGAAATTATTTGTGAGCTTCTAAGGCCATTTTCTGAAATTACAGATTTGATTTCTGGTTCTTCATACCCAACATCAAATCTGTATTTCAATGAAGTTTGGAAAATTGAGTGTTGGTTGAGAGCTCATGCGAATTTCAGTGATCCTATCATTTGTGAAATGGTGAAGTGTATGAAGCTCAAGTTTGATAAATACTGGGAAGAGTACAGCGATATCCTTGCAATTGCTGCTGTTTTTGATCCAAGACTGAAATTTGCCTACTTGGAATATTGTTTCTCAGTTTTAAATCAGCCTAGTTGTAAGAGAAGATTGGCTCATGTGCGTTCAAAGATCTATAAACTATTTGGAGCTtacaagaaaaaccagagaaccAGTAGTGCTGCATGTTCACAAGTAGAAACACAAGATGTTCCAGCCGGTTATGGTGTAAGTTCTGTTCTGGAGTTATTTCTGATAAGTGTTATTACCTTTTGA